In Alnus glutinosa chromosome 7, dhAlnGlut1.1, whole genome shotgun sequence, the sequence GGAACAAGCAAgaaaacttcatttttaaagaGAATCGAAAAGCCCTTTCAGAGAATACaatctttaacaatttttttttttttttttttttttttataattgttccACCCCTGTTTTATTCCATAAAGGAACAACTTAAATACCAGATCGAGTTTCAAAAATAAGGTCCACAAATTAAGGAATCACTTCCTAATAATATATCTCTGAAACTCCGAAGACTGATTCAAATGAAACTGAAATTCTAAAGATATATATACCAACTAAACCTAAGTAAAATACCAGCTAAAAGATAACGactgtttttatctttttcttcagGTAGCCTTTCTgtcataattattaattataatgtttttttaatattaaataaagaGTGTCTGGCTACTGTTGAATCGGTCACTGTTGTTGACTGAACGAGGCTTAATTAGAAGAAGAATCCTTTTTGCCACATGATCAGAAATAATCTTATGGTTAACACCAATGAATTAAGCATAAGcatatttcttaaaattaagcAACTTGCACCCATCTAACTCATGAATCATATTTTTCCTATGTCTTCAATAAGCATGTCCAAGTTGTGATACGAAGATCCACCTTGGCCAACACAATCGCGAGCCAATTTTGCAATCCGATCCATTGACATCATGATTTCCTCTCTTCCATCTTTCATCAGTGTTCTTATCATCGTCTCAACCGTCGATCTATCACAAGTGTCCTTTATATCAAGGCCAATCCTCCACACCTCACTAACCCACCTACTATTAATCTGCTGGTCACCAATTTGGGGCCAACAAATCATGGGGACCCCAGCCACAATGCTCTCTAGGGTAGAGTTCCAGCCACTGTGGGTCAGAAACCCACCCGTGGACGGGTGGGCCAGGACCTCTTCTTGTGGAGCCCAGTCCACCAAAAGGCCCCTTTCTTTTGTGCCCTCTTGAAGCTCCACAGGAATCGCCTGCTCACCTTTTGCATCCGAAAGCGTATCACGCCGTATAGCCCATAGAAAGCGCTTGCCACTATTGACTAGGCCGTGCCAAAGCTCCATAAAAAAACCACGTGTCATGATCGCCAAGCTCCCAAAGCTAACATAAACAACGGACCCTAACGGCTGCGAATCCAGCCACGCCATGCAACTGTTGTCCGCCTCCCATAAATTACTAAAGGTCGATAATGACCGCGGGACTCCGTCTCCAATACGGGATCTCATAAGAGCATTGAGAGGTCCAATTGTGTAAATTTTGGAAAAGAGAGGGGCGAGGTGGGAGAGAATCGAAGCTTCAAGATCATCAAAAGTGTTTAGTATGAGTGCCGAAGCTCGAGTCATGGCCTGGGTCTCCACAAGGAAGAATTGAAAGAGGGGATCGTTGAGTTGTATTCTACAAATTCTCGGTAGATCTCGGCGTCGCAAAAGACCCTCCATACCTGGCACGCCTGCCACCATCATATCCATATCTTCATCGGCTGCTATTTCAtgaaataaaagtattattttctagaaatttcacaaaatcttcttgaacTGTTCCTTTTCTGAAACTAACCTTTAAAGTTTAGaactttcaaattttgaatttgttgtAATGTCCTCACTCCATTCTATCAGATGGcaaaatggataaaataacatttatgcccttaaaattttcataaaattttaaatttacaaataatttcaaattaaaaaaaaaaaaatgaaataaaaaaggcCCACGGCTGACCCTTGGCTGATCCACGGCGTGGATTAGAAGAGTACGCAGCCATGGGTCACCTGTGGGTCTGGCGACTCACgggtttcaaaaat encodes:
- the LOC133874173 gene encoding 7-deoxyloganetic acid glucosyltransferase-like isoform X3 gives rise to the protein MDQQPHVLILPFPAQGHIKPMVGLAALLCHTGRIHVTFLNTDHNHSRLTHLQALSTLFPTLHFKSISDGLPTDHPRTLQFFPELISSIKSVTKPLFRELLADSSRKSERPVTCVIADGIMSFAIDVAKELGVRVIAFRTFSACCLWSYFCLPNLIQEGQLPVGGVPGMEGLLRRRDLPRICRIQLNDPLFQFFLVETQAMTRASALILNTFDDLEASILSHLAPLFSKIYTIGPLNALMRSRIGDGVPRSLSTFSNLWEADNSCMAWLDSQPLGSVVYVSFGSLAIMTRGFFMELWHGLVNSGKRFLWAIRRDTLSDAKGEQAIPVELQEGTKERGLLVDWAPQEEVLAHPSTGGFLTHSGWNSTLESIVAGVPMICWPQIGDQQINSRWVSEVWRIGLDIKDTCDRSTVETMIRTLMKDGREEIMMSMDRIAKLARDCVGQGGSSYHNLDMLIEDIGKI
- the LOC133874173 gene encoding 7-deoxyloganetic acid glucosyltransferase-like isoform X2, with product MDQQPHVLILPFPAQGHIKPMVGLAALLCHTGRIHVTFLNTDHNHSRLTHLQALSTLFPTLHFKSISDGLPTDHPRTLQFFPELISSIKSVTKPLFRELLADSSRKSERPVTCVIADGIMSFAIDVAKELGVRVIAFRTFSACCLWSYFCLPNLIQEGQLPVGADEDMDMMVAGVPGMEGLLRRRDLPRICRIQLNDPLFQFFLVETQAMTRASALILNTFDDLEASILSHLAPLFSKIYTIGPLNALMRSRIGDGVPRSLSTFSNLWEADNSCMAWLDSQPLGSVVYVSFGSLAIMTRGFFMELWHGLVNSGKRFLWAIRRDTLSDAKGEQAIPVELQEGTKERGLLVDWAPQEEVLAHPSTGGFLTHSGWNSTLESIVAGVPMICWPQIGDQQINSRWVSEVWRIGLDIKDTCDRSTVETMIRTLMKDGREEIMMSMDRIAKLARDCVGQGGSSYHNLDMLIEDIGKI
- the LOC133874173 gene encoding 7-deoxyloganetic acid glucosyltransferase-like isoform X1 is translated as MDQQPHVLILPFPAQGHIKPMVGLAALLCHTGRIHVTFLNTDHNHSRLTHLQALSTLFPTLHFKSISDGLPTDHPRTLQFFPELISSIKSVTKPLFRELLADSSRKSERPVTCVIADGIMSFAIDVAKELGVRVIAFRTFSACCLWSYFCLPNLIQEGQLPVGAADEDMDMMVAGVPGMEGLLRRRDLPRICRIQLNDPLFQFFLVETQAMTRASALILNTFDDLEASILSHLAPLFSKIYTIGPLNALMRSRIGDGVPRSLSTFSNLWEADNSCMAWLDSQPLGSVVYVSFGSLAIMTRGFFMELWHGLVNSGKRFLWAIRRDTLSDAKGEQAIPVELQEGTKERGLLVDWAPQEEVLAHPSTGGFLTHSGWNSTLESIVAGVPMICWPQIGDQQINSRWVSEVWRIGLDIKDTCDRSTVETMIRTLMKDGREEIMMSMDRIAKLARDCVGQGGSSYHNLDMLIEDIGKI